The stretch of DNA CAAACTGATCGCCCTGGAACAGCGGTTCCTCTCCGATGAGGGGCAGCCCCTCAGGGGCGAGGCGTTCAAACAGACGATCGCATACTGCCGGGAGAGATGGACGTGATCCTTAATATTATGTCCTAACAAATATATTAAGAATCGACGATGATCATCGATTGGGCGCAAAAAAGGGGGTTATTCCGAGCCCCGGATCCTCATGATCGAGAAGATCACCAGGGAGAGGATCGAGACCATGACGGCGAGAATCAGAAGCGCCGAGTTCTGCGTCCAGATTTCGACGCCGGTCGTCATATCGGCGTTTGTGGTCGAGTTCCACTGAGAGCCCGCCGGGATCGTGACGGACGAGTCAATGTTCGACCCGATAACCGGGGCGATGGAGAAAACCGCGACGAGCACGATGAGCCCGATCGCCATGCCGATAACGGCGTCGATCATGCCGACCGCGTCGTCGTTCAAGAGGATCGCGTTCTGTTTTTCGATCGCCCGCGCCTTGATGGCGACGAGGGCAGTTAATACCGTTTTTGCAGTTTCCACTTTGTCGGTGATGCCTCCGATATATTCCTATATAGACATTGTAGTAGATATTTGTTTCTGTGGCATTGTTATATAACACTTGGGAGAAATATACATTTGTATGGAGAAATTACCAAACATCGACATTGAAACCCGGGCAGTCGGGGACGTTATCGCCCACCTCCGCCGTGCCGGTATGACGACCCCGACGATCGAAAAAGTCCTTCAGAGCGTGGCGTGGGTTTGCGACGTCCGGGCTTTCAAATTTCACGATATTGTGGTGGGCGAGTACGCCAAGGTCATGGAAGGCACCATCCCCGCCGATGTTGCATTCGATCGGATCCTGCTCACGTTTCGACTCCCCGACCGCGACGTCCACGTGAGTGCTGAGGAGGCCGAACTAATGCGGGGCTTCCGGGCGGCCGGTTACTCTGTTCGGAAAATTTGTGCCGTGTTCGATCGATCTACCGAGACGGTGCACCGTCTGACTGCCGATGTGGAGACTCCTGCCAAACAAACACCTGAAACACTCTCGGCCTCATCAGAAGCGATCTATGGTTAGAAGTCGAAATTTTTTTCCAGCCCGGCCTGAGAGCGATCGCAAACCTGAAAAGGAAGCGATGGGGTCCCACATGAAAACACATGCACAACAAACAAAGGCCGGCCGGCGCAACTATGGCCAGAACTATCAGCGCGGCCGCGGGGCCGAGGGGAGAGCAGCTGCGATCCTTCGCCGTGATGGGTGGAGCGTGAACATCTCCCCGGGAAGCCGGGGATCCGCCGACCTGATCGCCCGGAAGGGTACGCGGGTCCGGCGCATCCAGGTAAAAGCGATCGGCAGCCGCGACATCCGCACTGTAGAGGCCGCCCGGCGGCGGGTGCAGGGCAAACCCTTCAACGTCTCCCGCGGCCGGGAGGTGTGGCTCTATAGCGCCGGGACATGGTACCGGTTCACTACATAATCTCTAATGTGCGGACAATACCAATACCTATTTTTGGGTTTTATCTATGGGTATGATGAATCCCATATGGTGTTATGGTGAAGGCCAATAGGGGCAATCTATACTCTTCAAAAATCGCTTATTTCTGATCGGGGTGATCGCGCCGACAGGGTGATAAAGTCGCGGGTGCGATCGCAGGGTGACGATGATCAGATCCCGGGATCGCCCTGGAATGATCCACACACCGGGCACCACCAACCCACACCCACCCAGGCGCGCTTACCTTCGACCTGCCGGCGCACACTGGCCCGGTACATCCGGCCCGCGCACCGCGTGCAATGGGTTTCGTCCTCTCGCATGGTATACCATTATTTCAGAACGGTATTTAAAAACATCACCCTTATTTTCATGGTGACAGAGGGCCGGAAGGACCCCGTTTCAAAATTGGAACACAAACAACCCGTTTAGATGCTGCTATGGGGATTCGAACCCCAGTCGCAGGAGTGAGAGTCCTGCATGATTGGCCGGTCTACACTATAGCAGCAATGCGCACCTGAGTGCTCTACAATATTGGATATGGACGTATTTAACCATTCCTCTCTGCGCAGCCCGATCAGGCGCCGCCCGCCCCATCGAGATCGGCGACGCGCAGAACCAGAATGCGGTTCCCTATCCACGATCCTTATGTAGTCAGGCTTACAGATCTATGAGGAATGAGTGGTCTTGAAGATGAGATCAAGGAGATCGAAGACGAGCTCCAGCGCACCGTGTACAACAAGGCCACATCCAAGCACATCGGACGCCTGAAAGCCAAGCTCGCCAAGATCAGAGACGAAGCCGTACAGCGGGCGATGAAGTCCGCCGGCTCCGGGGAAGGGTATTCGGTCAAGAAGTCGGGCGATGGGACGGTGGTCCTCGTCGGCTTTCCGTCGGTCGGCAAGTCCACGCTCCTCAACCAGCTCACCGGGCAGGAGAGCGAGGTGGCGGCCTATGCCTTCACCACCCTCACCGTCGTGCCCGGGATCCTGGAGCACAAGGGCGCGAAGATCCAGATCCTGGATATCCCCGGGCTCATCGCCGGCGCCGCCATGGGCAAGGGGCGCGGCAAGGAGGTCATCGCCGTGGTGCGGAGCGCCGATCTCATCCTCATCCTCGGCGACGTCTACAACGGGCGGCATGTCGATGTCCTGATGAGGGAACTCTATGACGCCGGGATCAGGATCAACAAGCCAAAACCCGACATCACCATCAAAAAGAGCGGCAACGGCGGTATCAGGCTCAACTATGTCGGCGACGAGGCCCTCGACATCGAGGAGGTCAGGTCGATCCTCGCCGAGAACAAGATCATGAACGCCGACGTCCTGATCAGGGGCAATGTCTCGCAGGACGATTTCATCGACGCCATGATCGGAAACCGCGTCTATATCCCGGCCTTCATCGCCATCAACAAGGTCGATCTCGTCGATGCGAAGACCCGGGCCGAGATCGAGGGCGAGCTCACCGAGCGTTTCGGCGAGAAGCCCTATATGATCTCGGCACACTCGGGCTACAATGTCGATACGCTCAAGGACGGGATCTACGAGCACCTCGGCTTCATGCGCGTCTACATGAAGCCGCTCGGCGGCCCGGCCGACATGGAGGAGCCGCTGATCGTCCGCTCAGACTCGACGATCGAGGACGTCTGCCGCCGTCTCCACCGTGACTTCGTGGACAAGTTCAGGTATGCAAAGATCTGGGGTAAATCCGTGAAGCACGACGCCCAGCGCGTCGGGCTGCAGCACAAACTCAAAGATCGGGATATCGTGACGATAGTCACGCGGTTCTGAACTCCTCTCGTTGATATTTTTCATGTACCGGGGGATGTTCCCCCTCTCTTTCCATCGTTTCAGGCGATGGGGCTTCTCTGCCGTCGGCGCCGGAAGGCTCAGGTCTTCTCTCGCGTTTTTGTGCATGCCTCCGAGGGTATTAAGCCAGAGCAGAGATACCTGAGCATGTCCGCCGGGAAAGGGTATGATCGATCCTGACACTGTCGCCGTCGCCTTCGTGCTGACGCTCATCGCCGGGCTTTCGACCGGTATCGGCAGCCTGATGGTCTTCTTCACGAAAAAAACAAGTACGCGCCTTCTCGCTTTTTCTCTCGGCTTTTCTGCCGGGGTGATGATCTATGTCTCCTTCACCGAACTCCTGCCGGCGGCGCATGCGTCGGTCGGGGCGTCATGGGGCGGTGTGCCCGGTCCATGGGCGGTCACACTTGCTTTTTTCGGGGGGATTGCATTCATCGGCCTCATCGATCATCTTGTTCCCTATCCCCAGAACCCCCACGAGGCGCGGCGGGTAGAGGAGGTGGCGGATGGGGAGAACACCGGCCTCTATCGCACCGGCATATTCACTGCACTTGCCATCGCCATCCACAACGTCCCTGAGGGGATGGCGACCTTCTACGCTGCCACGGTGGATCTGCGGATCGGCCTCTCGATCGCTGCGGCCATCGCCATCCACAATATCCCCGAGGGCATCGCCGTATCCGTGCCAGTCTACTGCGCCACCGGCAGCAGAGCCAGGGCTTTTCTCTATGCTCTCCTCTCGGGTCTTGCCGAACCCGCCGGCGCCCTGATCGCCTTTTTCATCCTCCTTCCCTTCTTCTCGGCGGGCCTCCTCGGCCTGCTGTTTGCCGCTGTTTCCGGGATCATGGTCTTTGTCGCCCTGGACGAACTCCTCCCCGCGGCACGGGAGTACGGGGAGACGCACTGTGCGGTCTACGGTCTGATCGCAGGGATGGCGCTGATGGCCGTTGTGCTGCTGGTGACCGTGTAGATGACGAATACGGCTCCGGATCGCTGGAAATGTCTGGCAGGAGGGTGATCTGATCCAGGATACGCCCCGCTCTTTCCATGGCACATGACACGTACTCCACAATTTCCAGCGATCTCGAATGATCTTCGGACGGGCCGGCGTTCGATTCCACACATCCGCCGGTTCATCCCATCCTGTTTTTCAGGAGCTGTTGAAACGCTCCACTACAACAACGTTCGAGATCGCCTGAAGGGGCCCTGGTGAGGGTATGATAGATCTTCCCTTTATCGTGGAACCAGGATATGGGATGGTCTGGACAAAGCCATTAGCCCGGCAGTTTCCGAGAGCAGATGCGGGATCAGTGCCCCGCAAAACTGCGATTGGGGCAGGGATGGACAACCACGCCGGCACGCCCATCCATCAATTTTTCATCGACCAGTGCGCCGCCCGGGCCTTCCTCGCATAGCCCGGGCAATCGCATGCGGGGGTCCGGGGGTGCAACCCCCGGTGCGGGGATGGTGGTGTGAGCGTACAGGATATCAGGGTACGCCGGTGCCGGGGGGCCTGCCGCCCCCCGGTCCCCCCGCCGATTGCGATTGGGGCAGGGATGGACAACCACGCCGGCACGCCCATCCATCATTGTTCATCGACCGATGCTCCGCCCGGCCCCTCCTCGCATGTCCAGGGCAATCGCATGCAGGGGTCCGGGGGTAAGAACCCCCGGCACAAAGATGGGGAAAGCGAGTGCATCACGCGCGCACCGTTCGGAAAGTATAATATTTCCGAATTCTTTTCGGACCTTCCGAGACTCCCTCACACCTTTCGGCTCCGCTTTATCCGGGCCGAAGCGGCCACTATTCTCTGACAAGAGCATGCAACTGACAGAATGTGGCATCGGTGAAACGGCACGGGTCGTTGCCGTCATGGGCTGCGAGAGGTTCAGGCACCGGCTCGCCCTGCGGGGGATCGCCCCGGGGCAGATCTGCACGGTCGTATCGGCCGCCTGTGGTCCGATCGTCCTCGCCGTCGACGGCGGCACCGTTGCCCTCGGCCGCGGCATGGCCGCACA from Methanofollis liminatans DSM 4140 encodes:
- a CDS encoding FeoA family protein; translation: MQLTECGIGETARVVAVMGCERFRHRLALRGIAPGQICTVVSAACGPIVLAVDGGTVALGRGMAAHITVERNPDEKSNY
- a CDS encoding PDDEXK-like family protein, coding for MKTHAQQTKAGRRNYGQNYQRGRGAEGRAAAILRRDGWSVNISPGSRGSADLIARKGTRVRRIQVKAIGSRDIRTVEAARRRVQGKPFNVSRGREVWLYSAGTWYRFTT
- a CDS encoding OBG GTPase family GTP-binding protein codes for the protein MSGLEDEIKEIEDELQRTVYNKATSKHIGRLKAKLAKIRDEAVQRAMKSAGSGEGYSVKKSGDGTVVLVGFPSVGKSTLLNQLTGQESEVAAYAFTTLTVVPGILEHKGAKIQILDIPGLIAGAAMGKGRGKEVIAVVRSADLILILGDVYNGRHVDVLMRELYDAGIRINKPKPDITIKKSGNGGIRLNYVGDEALDIEEVRSILAENKIMNADVLIRGNVSQDDFIDAMIGNRVYIPAFIAINKVDLVDAKTRAEIEGELTERFGEKPYMISAHSGYNVDTLKDGIYEHLGFMRVYMKPLGGPADMEEPLIVRSDSTIEDVCRRLHRDFVDKFRYAKIWGKSVKHDAQRVGLQHKLKDRDIVTIVTRF
- the zupT gene encoding zinc transporter ZupT, which translates into the protein MIDPDTVAVAFVLTLIAGLSTGIGSLMVFFTKKTSTRLLAFSLGFSAGVMIYVSFTELLPAAHASVGASWGGVPGPWAVTLAFFGGIAFIGLIDHLVPYPQNPHEARRVEEVADGENTGLYRTGIFTALAIAIHNVPEGMATFYAATVDLRIGLSIAAAIAIHNIPEGIAVSVPVYCATGSRARAFLYALLSGLAEPAGALIAFFILLPFFSAGLLGLLFAAVSGIMVFVALDELLPAAREYGETHCAVYGLIAGMALMAVVLLVTV